The Drosophila innubila isolate TH190305 chromosome 3R unlocalized genomic scaffold, UK_Dinn_1.0 2_E_3R, whole genome shotgun sequence genome has a segment encoding these proteins:
- the LOC117790056 gene encoding SH3-containing GRB2-like protein 3-interacting protein 1 — ILGILLGLVCLTQAHIPGLRRVQNMARSTNSDVDEAATPQLVIYTPGEQVKTNNENEASIHEPQIVESEPDKDGRKVPDYLYSNTIPMLNEQNIKYQLPQLTALPVAYGPQIISSSNRISNNNNVGSNNLPYVVVPRVQLGFNVQGQTGINWPGFNLLPENSISQKEDSQTTYIPIPVPGPPGPPGPPGPPGPPGPRGYTGATGPRGRDGPRGPSGITTTGITNTAQSPQTIWYAQSNGNSNSNSNNKPQYEHFSNGYHN; from the coding sequence ATTCTAGGAATACTTCTTGGCCTTGTTTGCCTTACTCAGGCGCATATTCCTGGACTGCGTCGAGTTCAAAACATGGCTCGCAGCACAAACTCAGATGTAGACGAGGCAGCTACTCCCCAATTGGTAATTTATACTCCTGGTGAGCAGGTCAAGACAAATAATGAGAATGAGGCGAGTATCCATGAGCCACAGATAGTTGAATCGGAGCCCGATAAGGATGGCAGAAAGGTGCCCGATTATTTGTACTCGAATACGATTCCCATGTTGAATGAACAAAACATCAAATATCAGTTACCTCAGTTAACTGCCCTGCCTGTGGCCTATGGCCCACAGATCATTTCCAGCTCAAACAGAATttccaacaataacaatgttgGGTCAAATAACTTGCCATATGTGGTAGTGCCACGCGTCCAACTCGGCTTTAATGTTCAGGGTCAAACGGGCATTAACTGGCCGGGCTTCAATCTGTTGCCCGAGAATTCAATTTCACAGAAGGAGGATTCGCAAACTACTTACATACCGATACCAGTGCCAGGTCCACCCGGACCACCCGGACCACCAGGACCACCAGGACCCCCCGGACCACGGGGATATACCGGAGCAACTGGACCACGTGGTAGAGATGGTCCACGCGGCCCATCCGGTATTACAACAACGGGCATTACAAACACAGCGCAGAGTCCCCAGACAATTTGGTATGCCCaaagcaacggcaacagcaacagcaacagcaacaataagcCACAATATGAACATTTTTCGAATGGTTATCACAACTGa